A DNA window from Trypanosoma brucei brucei TREU927 chromosome 10, whole genome shotgun sequence contains the following coding sequences:
- a CDS encoding protein kinase, putative (curated by M. Parsons, P. Ward, J. Mottram), translating to MSLNLTDAADDRSYKEMEKYTVERVAGQGTFGTVQLARDKSTGSLVAIKKVIQDPRFKNRELQIMQHLARLRHPNIVMLKNYFYTVGGEGRRNDVYLNVVMEFVPETLHRTCRNYYRRMTNPPLILVKVFMFQLLRSIACLHIPVINICHRDIKPHNVLVDEQTGELKLCDFGSAKRLAADEPNVAYICSRYYRAPELIFGNQFYTTAVDIWSVGCIFAEMLLGEPIFCGENTSGQLREIVKILGKPTKEELHKLNGSSTEINANAKATPWENVFKQPLPAEVYDLCGKIFKYVPDQRITPLDALCHPFFNELREPTTKLPSGNPLPAHLYQFTPDEVEAMTEAQREYLLKK from the coding sequence ATGTCGCTCAACCTTACCGATGCTGCGGACGACCGCAGTTACAAGGAGATGGAAAAGTACACCGTGGAGCGAGTGGCAGGACAGGGAACGTTTGGCACCGTTCAACTTGCACGCGACAAAAGCACGGGGTCACTAGTAGCAATTAAGAAGGTGATACAAGATCCGCGCTTCAAAAACCGAGAGTTGCAAATTATGCAGCATTTAGCACGACTTCGCCATCCTAACATTGTGATGTTGAAGAATTACTTCTACACAGTCGGTGGGGAAGGACGGCGCAACGATGTTTATCTCAATGTGGTGATGGAATTTGTCCCCGAAACGCTGCACCGCACGTGCCGGAACTATTACCGTCGCATGACAAATCCTCCACTAATACTGGTGAAGGTGTTCATGTTCCAATTGCTTCGGAGTATCGCCTGTCTTCACATCCCCGTGATCAACATTTGCCACCGTGACATCAAGCCACATAATGTTCTCGTTGACGAGCAAACGGGGGAATTGAAACTGTGTGACTTTGGAAGTGCCAAGAGGCTTGCGGCAGATGAGCCCAATGTGGCCTACATTTGCTCGCGTTACTATCGCGCTCCGGAGCTCATATTTGGCAATCAGTTCTACACCACTGCCGTGGATATATGGTCGGTTGGCTGTATATTTGCCGAAATGCTTCTTGGTGAACCGATATTCTGCGGTGAGAACACTTCTGGGCAGTTGCGTGAGATTGTTAAAATACTTGGAAAACCAACGAAGGaggaattgcacaaattgaaTGGGAGTAGCACAGAGATTAATGCAAATGCCAAAGCAACACCGTGGGAGAACGTCTTCAAGCAGCCACTTCCTGCCGAGGTGTACGATTTGTGCGGAAAAATATTTAAGTACGTACCTGATCAGCGCATTACACCTCTGGATGCACTCTGTCATCCCTTTTTCAATGAGCTGCGGGAGCCAACAACGAAGCTTCCCAGTGGTAATCCCCTCCCAGCGCATTTGTATCAGTTCACTCCTGATGAAGTGGAGGCCATGACGGAGGCGCAGCGGGAGTAtctgctgaagaagtaa